One stretch of Streptomyces zhihengii DNA includes these proteins:
- a CDS encoding rhamnulokinase produces MSSTPRTFAAVDLGASSGRVMLARVGPGTLDLSEVHRFPNRPVRVGGTLHWDVLALYRGVLDGLREAGRAAGGRLDGVGVDSWAVDYGLLDADGSLLGNPVHYRDARTDGAAEKVHAVLPAEYLYAATGLQHLPFNTVLQLVAARDTPQLAAAERLLMIPDLISHWLTGVQGTEITNASTTQLIDPRTRDWSTEVARRTGIDLSLFPPLRSPGDPAGELLPEVLAETGLTGPVPVTAVGSHDTASAVVGVPADGEDFAYIATGTWSLVGTELREPVLTEASRRANFTNELGVDGTVRHLRNVMGLWLLQECMRTWADRGDPQDLGTLLAAAAELPPLRFVVDAGDPAFIPPGDMPRRIADACAATRQPIPRTPAEFTRCVLDSLALAHRETVARARALSGKRVETVHVVGGGARNALLCQLTADACGLPVVAGPAEAAALGNVLVQARAAGALSGSLADLRALLRSTQEPVRYTARPDTAAWDDAAARIGLGV; encoded by the coding sequence ATGTCATCCACCCCGCGTACGTTCGCCGCCGTCGACCTGGGTGCCTCCAGCGGGCGGGTGATGCTCGCCAGGGTCGGCCCCGGCACCCTGGACCTGAGCGAGGTGCACCGGTTCCCCAACCGCCCGGTACGGGTCGGGGGCACGCTCCACTGGGACGTCCTCGCCCTGTACCGGGGGGTGCTCGACGGGCTCCGCGAGGCGGGCCGGGCCGCGGGCGGGCGGCTCGACGGCGTCGGGGTCGACAGCTGGGCCGTCGACTACGGCCTGCTCGACGCGGACGGATCGCTGCTGGGCAACCCCGTCCACTACCGGGACGCCCGCACCGACGGGGCCGCCGAGAAGGTGCACGCCGTGCTCCCGGCGGAGTACCTCTACGCCGCCACCGGCCTCCAGCACCTCCCGTTCAACACCGTCCTCCAGCTCGTCGCGGCCCGGGACACCCCCCAACTGGCCGCCGCCGAGCGGCTGCTGATGATCCCCGACCTGATCTCCCACTGGCTCACCGGCGTCCAGGGGACCGAGATCACCAACGCCTCGACGACCCAGTTGATCGACCCCCGCACCCGCGACTGGTCCACCGAGGTGGCCCGCCGCACCGGGATCGACCTCTCCCTCTTCCCCCCGCTGCGCAGCCCCGGCGACCCGGCGGGCGAACTGCTGCCCGAGGTGCTCGCCGAGACCGGTCTGACCGGGCCCGTCCCGGTGACCGCCGTCGGCTCGCACGACACCGCCTCCGCCGTCGTCGGCGTCCCGGCGGACGGCGAGGACTTCGCGTACATCGCCACCGGCACCTGGTCCCTGGTCGGCACGGAACTGCGCGAACCGGTTCTCACCGAGGCCTCCCGCCGGGCCAACTTCACCAATGAGCTCGGGGTCGACGGCACCGTCCGCCACCTGCGCAACGTCATGGGCCTGTGGCTGCTCCAGGAGTGCATGCGCACCTGGGCCGACCGGGGGGACCCGCAGGACCTCGGCACGCTGCTCGCCGCCGCGGCGGAACTGCCGCCGCTGCGCTTCGTCGTGGACGCGGGCGACCCCGCCTTCATCCCTCCGGGCGACATGCCCCGCCGCATCGCGGACGCCTGCGCCGCCACCCGCCAGCCCATCCCCCGCACGCCCGCCGAGTTCACCCGCTGCGTGCTGGACTCGCTCGCCCTCGCCCACCGCGAGACCGTCGCCCGCGCCCGGGCGCTGTCCGGCAAGCGGGTGGAGACCGTGCACGTCGTCGGCGGCGGGGCGCGCAACGCGCTGCTGTGCCAACTCACCGCCGACGCCTGCGGGCTCCCCGTCGTCGCCGGGCCCGCCGAGGCCGCCGCCCTGGGCAACGTGCTGGTGCAGGCGCGGGCGGCCGGGGCGCTGAGCGGCTCGCTGGCGGACCTGCGGGCGCTGCTGCGGTCCACCCAGGAGCCGGTCCGCTACACGGCCCGCCCCGACACCGCCGCCTGGGACGACGCCGCCGCGCGGATCGGTCTCGGCGTCTGA
- a CDS encoding bifunctional aldolase/short-chain dehydrogenase has product MASHPEAVSLLARSHRLGADPRNTNYAGGNTSAKGTGTDPVTGGAVELMWVKGSGGDLGTLTEGGLAALRLDRLRALEGVYPGVEREDEMVAAFDYCLHGKGGAAPSIDTAMHGLVDAAHVDHLHPDSGIALACAADGEKLTAECFGDRVVWVPWRRPGFQLGLDIAAVKAANPQAIGCVLGGHGITAWGDTSEECEANSLHIIRTAESFLAEKGRPEPFGPLLDGYQPLPEAERRERAAALAPHIRAVASKDRPQVGHFDDSDTVLDFTSRAEHPRLAALGTSCPDHFLRTKVRPLVLDLPPTAPLEEAVARLSELHTAYRQEYAAYYERHAAPDSPAMRGADPAIVLVPGVGMFSFGKDKQTARVAGEFYLNAINVMRGAEAVSAYAPIEESEKFRIEYWALEEAKLQRMPKPKPLATRVALVTGAGSGIGRAIAHRLAAEGACVVVADLNAENAAAVADELGGPDTAVAVTVDVTSEEQITAAFDQAALAFGGVDLVVNNAGISISKPLLETSSRDWDLQHDIMARGSFLVSREAARLMAAQKLGGDIVYIASKNAVFAGPNNIAYSATKADQAHQVRLLAAELGEHGIRVNGVNPDGVVRGSGIFAAGWGAQRAATYGIEEDKLGEFYAQRTILKREVLPEHVANAVFALTGGDLTHTTGLHIPVDAGVAAAFLR; this is encoded by the coding sequence ATGGCATCTCATCCCGAAGCCGTTTCGCTGCTCGCCCGGTCGCATCGGCTCGGCGCCGATCCCCGGAACACCAACTACGCCGGCGGCAACACCTCCGCGAAGGGCACCGGCACCGATCCGGTGACCGGCGGTGCGGTGGAGCTGATGTGGGTGAAGGGCTCCGGCGGCGACCTCGGAACGCTGACCGAGGGCGGGCTGGCGGCGCTGCGCCTGGACCGGCTGCGCGCGCTGGAGGGCGTCTACCCGGGTGTGGAGCGCGAGGACGAGATGGTCGCCGCGTTCGACTACTGCCTGCACGGCAAGGGCGGTGCCGCGCCGTCGATCGACACCGCGATGCACGGTCTGGTCGACGCCGCCCATGTCGACCACCTCCACCCCGACTCCGGTATCGCGCTGGCCTGCGCGGCGGACGGCGAGAAGCTGACCGCCGAGTGCTTCGGCGACCGTGTGGTGTGGGTGCCCTGGCGCAGGCCGGGCTTCCAGCTCGGCCTGGACATCGCGGCGGTGAAGGCGGCCAACCCGCAGGCGATCGGCTGCGTCCTGGGCGGCCACGGCATCACCGCCTGGGGCGACACCAGCGAGGAGTGCGAGGCCAACTCGCTGCACATCATCCGCACCGCCGAATCGTTCCTGGCCGAAAAGGGCCGCCCCGAGCCGTTCGGCCCCCTCCTCGACGGCTACCAGCCGCTGCCCGAGGCCGAGCGCCGCGAGCGCGCGGCCGCGCTCGCCCCGCACATCCGCGCCGTCGCCTCCAAGGACCGGCCGCAGGTCGGCCACTTCGACGACTCGGACACGGTGCTGGACTTCACCTCCCGCGCCGAACACCCCCGCCTCGCCGCGCTCGGCACCTCCTGCCCCGACCACTTCCTGCGCACCAAGGTCCGCCCGCTGGTCCTCGACCTGCCCCCCACCGCCCCGCTGGAGGAAGCGGTCGCCCGGCTGAGCGAGCTGCACACCGCCTACCGGCAGGAGTACGCCGCCTACTACGAGCGGCACGCCGCCCCGGACTCGCCCGCGATGCGCGGCGCGGACCCGGCGATCGTGCTGGTGCCCGGGGTGGGCATGTTCTCCTTCGGCAAGGACAAGCAGACCGCCCGGGTCGCGGGCGAGTTCTACCTCAACGCGATCAACGTGATGCGGGGCGCGGAGGCCGTCTCCGCCTATGCGCCGATCGAGGAGTCGGAGAAGTTCCGCATCGAGTACTGGGCGCTGGAGGAGGCCAAGCTCCAGCGGATGCCGAAGCCCAAGCCGCTCGCCACCCGGGTCGCGCTCGTCACCGGCGCCGGCTCCGGCATCGGCAGGGCGATCGCCCACCGGCTCGCGGCCGAGGGCGCCTGTGTCGTCGTCGCCGACCTGAACGCCGAGAACGCCGCCGCCGTCGCCGATGAGCTGGGCGGACCGGACACCGCCGTCGCCGTCACCGTCGACGTCACCTCCGAGGAGCAGATCACCGCCGCGTTCGACCAGGCCGCTCTCGCCTTCGGCGGCGTCGACCTGGTCGTCAACAACGCCGGCATCTCCATCTCCAAGCCGCTGCTGGAGACCAGCTCCCGCGACTGGGACCTCCAGCACGACATCATGGCCCGCGGCTCCTTCCTCGTCTCCCGCGAGGCCGCCCGGCTGATGGCCGCGCAGAAGCTCGGCGGCGACATCGTCTACATCGCCTCCAAGAACGCCGTCTTCGCCGGCCCGAACAACATCGCCTACTCCGCCACCAAGGCCGACCAGGCCCACCAGGTCCGCCTGCTCGCCGCCGAACTCGGCGAGCACGGCATCCGCGTCAACGGCGTCAACCCCGACGGCGTCGTCCGCGGCTCCGGCATCTTCGCCGCGGGCTGGGGCGCCCAGCGGGCGGCCACCTACGGCATCGAGGAGGACAAGCTCGGCGAGTTCTACGCCCAGCGCACCATCCTCAAGCGCGAAGTCCTGCCCGAACACGTCGCGAACGCCGTCTTCGCCCTCACCGGCGGCGACCTCACCCACACCACCGGACTCCACATCCCCGTCGACGCCGGCGTCGCCGCCGCCTTCCTGCGCTGA
- the rhaI gene encoding L-rhamnose isomerase, with product MTDLAAVKAALKTQAVETPSWAYGNSGTRFKVFAQAGVPRTPQEKIEDAAKVHEFTGAAPTVALHIPWDRVDDYAALAAHAEGLGVRLGAINSNTFQDDDYKLGSVCHPEAAVRRKAVDHLLECVDVMDATGSRDLKLWFADGTNYPGQDDIRARQDRLAEALAEVYARLGDDQRMLLEYKFFEPAFYSTDVPDWGTAYAHCLKLGPKAQVVVDTGHHAPGTNIEFIVASLLREDKLGGFDFNSRFYADDDLMAGAADPFQLFRIMYEVVRGGGFTPEVAFMLDQCHNIEAKIPAIIRSVMNVQEATAKALLVDRDALAAAQAAGDVLAANGVLMDAYNTDVRPLLAEVRSELGLDPDPMGAYRRSGWAEKITGARVGGQQAGWGA from the coding sequence GTGACCGACCTCGCCGCGGTGAAGGCCGCGCTCAAGACCCAGGCCGTCGAGACACCGTCGTGGGCGTACGGCAACTCCGGGACGCGTTTCAAGGTGTTCGCGCAAGCGGGTGTGCCCCGCACGCCGCAGGAGAAGATCGAGGACGCGGCGAAGGTCCACGAGTTCACGGGCGCGGCGCCGACGGTGGCCCTGCACATTCCCTGGGACAGGGTCGACGACTACGCGGCGCTCGCCGCGCATGCCGAGGGGCTCGGGGTGCGGCTGGGCGCGATCAACTCCAACACCTTCCAGGACGACGACTACAAGCTGGGCAGTGTCTGCCATCCGGAGGCGGCGGTGCGGCGGAAGGCGGTGGACCATCTGCTGGAGTGCGTGGACGTGATGGACGCGACCGGGTCGCGGGATCTGAAGCTGTGGTTCGCCGACGGGACCAACTACCCGGGGCAGGACGACATCCGGGCGCGTCAGGACCGGCTGGCCGAGGCGCTCGCGGAGGTGTACGCCCGGCTGGGCGACGACCAGCGGATGCTGCTGGAGTACAAGTTCTTCGAGCCGGCGTTCTACAGCACCGATGTCCCGGACTGGGGGACCGCGTACGCGCACTGCCTGAAGCTGGGGCCGAAGGCGCAGGTCGTGGTGGACACCGGGCACCACGCGCCGGGCACCAACATCGAGTTCATCGTCGCCTCGCTGCTGCGCGAGGACAAGCTCGGCGGTTTCGACTTCAACTCCCGTTTCTACGCGGACGACGACCTGATGGCGGGCGCCGCGGACCCGTTCCAGCTCTTCCGGATCATGTACGAGGTGGTGCGCGGGGGCGGGTTCACCCCCGAGGTGGCGTTCATGCTCGACCAGTGCCACAACATCGAGGCGAAGATTCCGGCGATCATCCGCTCGGTGATGAACGTGCAGGAGGCGACCGCCAAGGCGCTCCTCGTCGACCGCGACGCCCTCGCGGCGGCCCAGGCGGCCGGGGACGTACTCGCCGCCAACGGCGTCCTGATGGACGCCTACAACACCGACGTCCGCCCGCTGCTCGCCGAGGTCCGGAGCGAACTCGGCCTCGACCCCGACCCGATGGGCGCCTACCGCCGCTCCGGCTGGGCCGAGAAGATCACCGGCGCGCGCGTCGGCGGACAGCAGGCCGGCTGGGGAGCCTGA
- a CDS encoding sugar ABC transporter ATP-binding protein, with protein sequence MSHPSRPGPAPVLALKDVAKSFGAVRALKGVSLELFPGEVHALAGENGAGKSTLIKTLAGVHRPDAGQVLLDGGPVAFNGPGDARDAGIAVIYQEPTLFPDLSIAENIFIGRQPRRGLGRIDHKATHAATVALMSRLGVDLDPERPARGLSIADQQIVEIAKALSFDARVLIMDEPTAALTGSEVARLFGVVRTLREQGAAVLFISHRLEEIFEICERVTTLRDGAWIASEPLAGMAEDDLVRRMVGRDLDELYPKQDVVPGEVALSVRRLTREGVFTDVSFEVRSGEIVGLAGLVGAGRTEVARAVFGIDRWDAGEVEVKGRALTNGAPSTAMAAGLALVPEDRRAQGLVMDMSIERNIGLTGLRTTVKAGLVDRGAERSRSLDWALRLQVKYARIADAVSTLSGGNQQKVVLAKWLATGPEVLIVDEPTRGIDVGTKAEVHRLLSQLAADGVAVLMISSDLPEILGMADRVLVMHEGRLTAEIPRSDATEETVMAAATGRAAA encoded by the coding sequence ATGAGCCACCCGTCCCGTCCGGGACCCGCGCCGGTGCTGGCGCTGAAGGACGTCGCCAAGTCCTTCGGTGCCGTTCGCGCCCTCAAAGGCGTGTCCCTGGAGCTGTTCCCCGGCGAGGTGCACGCCCTCGCCGGCGAGAACGGCGCGGGCAAGTCGACGCTGATCAAGACGCTGGCCGGGGTGCACCGACCGGACGCCGGCCAGGTGCTGCTCGACGGCGGGCCCGTCGCCTTCAACGGCCCCGGCGACGCCCGCGACGCCGGTATCGCCGTGATCTACCAGGAGCCCACGCTCTTCCCGGACCTGTCGATCGCGGAGAACATCTTCATCGGCCGCCAGCCCCGTCGGGGCCTCGGCCGCATCGACCACAAGGCCACCCACGCCGCCACCGTCGCCCTGATGTCCCGCCTGGGCGTGGACCTCGACCCCGAGCGCCCCGCGCGCGGCCTGTCCATCGCCGACCAGCAGATCGTGGAGATCGCCAAGGCGCTCTCCTTCGACGCCCGTGTCCTGATCATGGACGAGCCGACCGCCGCGCTCACCGGCAGCGAGGTGGCCCGCCTCTTCGGCGTCGTCCGCACCCTGCGCGAACAGGGCGCCGCCGTGCTGTTCATCTCCCACCGCCTGGAGGAGATCTTCGAGATCTGCGAGCGGGTCACCACCCTGCGCGACGGTGCCTGGATCGCCTCCGAACCGCTCGCCGGCATGGCCGAGGACGACCTCGTGCGCCGGATGGTCGGCCGCGACCTCGACGAGCTCTACCCCAAGCAGGACGTGGTGCCGGGCGAGGTCGCCCTGAGCGTGCGCCGCCTCACCCGGGAGGGCGTCTTCACCGACGTCTCCTTCGAGGTGCGCAGCGGGGAGATCGTCGGCCTCGCCGGACTCGTCGGGGCCGGCCGCACCGAGGTCGCCCGCGCCGTCTTCGGCATCGACCGCTGGGACGCGGGCGAGGTCGAGGTCAAGGGCCGCGCGCTGACCAACGGCGCCCCCTCCACCGCCATGGCGGCCGGGCTCGCCCTCGTCCCGGAGGACCGCAGGGCGCAGGGCCTGGTGATGGACATGTCCATCGAGCGCAACATCGGCCTCACCGGACTGCGCACCACCGTGAAGGCCGGTCTGGTGGACCGCGGCGCCGAGCGCAGCCGCTCGCTCGACTGGGCCCTCCGGCTCCAGGTCAAGTACGCCCGTATCGCCGACGCCGTCTCCACGCTCTCCGGCGGCAACCAGCAGAAGGTCGTCCTCGCCAAGTGGCTCGCCACCGGACCCGAGGTGCTGATCGTCGACGAGCCCACCCGCGGCATCGACGTCGGCACCAAGGCCGAGGTGCACCGGCTGCTGTCGCAGCTCGCCGCCGACGGGGTCGCCGTCCTGATGATCTCCTCCGACCTCCCCGAGATCCTCGGCATGGCCGACCGCGTGCTGGTGATGCACGAGGGCCGGCTCACCGCCGAGATCCCCCGATCCGACGCCACCGAGGAGACCGTGATGGCCGCAGCCACCGGGAGGGCCGCCGCATGA
- a CDS encoding ABC transporter permease, with product MTVSAPARPPLAEAPKSGGTRLVDRVFKMRELAILLVFLVMIGITQAGNSEFLSEQGVKDLLLNATILVLVAVGQSLVVITRNVDLSVGSTLGISAFAAGTWLQGGGHPVVAVLLAVLMGTGFGLLNGLLVSLGQVPALVVTLGTLYIIRGIDSIWVGSRQITAADLPGGFVDFGSGGVSAVPWLAMIALGVLVATAYYMKHFVSGRELYALGSNPEAARLAGIPVRKRILAAYTFCGALAGLAGVLYLARFGNVDSGTGNGYELTVVSAVVVGGVVFTGGSGSVYGAALGALLLTSINSVLPALGVSSVWVLAINGVLLLLAIAVDRIVALRVATALKKKSAHVELPPTPQKGDTRHA from the coding sequence ATGACGGTCTCCGCCCCCGCACGACCGCCCCTCGCCGAGGCGCCCAAGTCCGGCGGCACCCGCCTGGTCGACCGCGTCTTCAAGATGCGCGAACTCGCCATCCTGCTTGTCTTCCTGGTGATGATCGGCATCACCCAGGCCGGCAACAGCGAGTTCCTCTCCGAGCAGGGCGTCAAGGACCTGCTGCTCAACGCCACCATCCTGGTGCTCGTCGCGGTCGGCCAGTCCCTGGTCGTCATCACCCGCAACGTCGACCTCTCGGTCGGCTCCACCCTCGGCATCAGCGCCTTCGCCGCCGGCACCTGGCTCCAGGGCGGCGGGCACCCCGTCGTCGCCGTGCTGCTCGCCGTGCTGATGGGCACCGGCTTCGGGCTGCTCAACGGGCTGCTCGTCAGCCTCGGCCAGGTGCCCGCCCTGGTGGTGACCCTCGGCACGCTCTACATCATCCGCGGCATCGACTCCATCTGGGTCGGCTCCCGCCAGATCACCGCGGCCGACCTCCCGGGCGGCTTCGTCGACTTCGGCTCCGGCGGCGTCTCGGCCGTGCCGTGGCTCGCGATGATCGCGCTGGGCGTCCTGGTGGCCACCGCGTACTACATGAAGCACTTCGTGAGCGGCCGGGAGCTGTACGCCCTCGGCTCGAACCCGGAGGCCGCCCGGCTCGCCGGCATCCCCGTCCGCAAGCGCATCCTCGCCGCCTACACCTTCTGCGGCGCGCTCGCCGGACTCGCCGGCGTCCTGTACCTCGCCCGGTTCGGCAACGTCGACTCGGGCACCGGCAACGGCTACGAACTCACCGTCGTCAGCGCGGTCGTCGTCGGCGGCGTCGTCTTCACCGGCGGCTCCGGCAGCGTCTACGGCGCCGCCCTCGGCGCGCTCCTGCTGACCTCCATCAACAGCGTCCTGCCCGCCCTCGGCGTCAGCTCCGTGTGGGTGCTCGCCATCAACGGCGTGCTGCTCCTGCTCGCCATCGCCGTGGACCGGATCGTCGCCCTGCGCGTCGCCACGGCCCTCAAGAAGAAGTCGGCACACGTCGAACTCCCGCCAACCCCGCAGAAGGGGGACACCCGCCATGCCTGA
- a CDS encoding ABC transporter permease, whose amino-acid sequence MPESLTRAIRWDTVVGALLIVLLLLSFGFVDGFGNALNLSFLIGNTLPIALIALPMTLLVVSGEIDLSVASTAGLSGAVMGALWNQGMTIETIIPICLLLGVVCGLVNGLLVTRLGLPSLAVTIGTLAAYRGIAQIVLGSDAVTDFPSQYLEFAAGRVGETFLPQAFLPFLVLLAIAVVTLHATPFGRSLFAVGANEEAARFAGIRVRRQKLLLFTVTGMMASLTGVFWALHYASARYDNATGLELSVVAAVLLGGIDFDGGKGTLGGAIAGVFLLGALQNVMSLQDVSAQSQIVVTGILLVLSVLGPRVARQVSVARAGRRAAAGKPPAPAQAPTST is encoded by the coding sequence ATGCCTGAGTCCCTGACCCGCGCCATCCGGTGGGACACGGTCGTCGGCGCCCTCCTGATCGTCCTGCTCCTGCTGTCCTTCGGCTTCGTGGACGGCTTCGGCAACGCCCTCAACCTGTCCTTCCTGATCGGCAACACCCTGCCGATCGCGCTCATCGCGCTGCCCATGACGCTGCTGGTCGTCTCCGGCGAGATCGACCTCTCCGTCGCCTCCACGGCCGGCCTGTCCGGTGCCGTCATGGGCGCCCTGTGGAACCAGGGCATGACCATCGAGACGATCATCCCGATCTGCCTGCTGCTCGGCGTGGTGTGCGGGCTGGTCAACGGCCTCCTGGTCACCCGGCTCGGCCTGCCCTCCCTCGCCGTCACCATCGGCACCCTCGCCGCCTACCGCGGCATCGCGCAGATCGTCCTCGGCTCCGACGCGGTGACCGACTTCCCCTCGCAGTACCTGGAGTTCGCCGCCGGCCGGGTCGGCGAGACCTTCCTCCCGCAGGCCTTCCTGCCCTTCCTGGTGCTGCTCGCCATCGCCGTCGTCACCTTGCACGCCACCCCCTTCGGCCGCTCGCTGTTCGCCGTCGGCGCGAACGAGGAGGCCGCGCGCTTCGCCGGCATCCGCGTCCGGCGGCAGAAGCTGCTGCTGTTCACCGTGACCGGCATGATGGCCTCCCTCACCGGTGTGTTCTGGGCCCTGCACTACGCCAGCGCCCGCTACGACAACGCCACCGGCCTCGAACTGTCCGTCGTCGCCGCCGTCCTGCTCGGCGGCATCGACTTCGACGGCGGCAAGGGCACCCTCGGCGGCGCGATCGCGGGCGTCTTCCTGCTCGGCGCGCTCCAGAACGTGATGAGCCTCCAGGACGTCTCCGCCCAGTCCCAGATCGTCGTCACCGGCATCCTGCTCGTGCTGTCCGTGCTCGGACCCCGCGTCGCACGGCAGGTCTCCGTCGCCAGGGCGGGGCGCAGAGCCGCGGCCGGGAAACCACCGGCCCCGGCCCAGGCGCCCACGTCCACCTGA
- the rhaS gene encoding rhamnose ABC transporter substrate-binding protein, with product MRKRSLRRSCAALAAVTSLALAVTACGGTSKEDVQKEGGAAAAAGKADPNAETKKGLTVGFLPKQVNNPYFTTADKGGEKALKELGSSFKEVGPSSGTDTSGQVSYVNTLTQQQVDAMAVSAQDPGALCTALKQAMGNGIKVVTYDSDTRADCRHAFVSQASAEDLGRTEVQLLAEQIGFKGEIAILSAAQTATNQNTWIEFMKKELEDPKYKDIELVKVAYGNDDAQQSFQQTQGLLQEYPNLKGIISPTTVGIKAAAQYLSGSKYKGKVKLTGLGTPNDMRTYVKNGTVEAFELWDPAALGDLAARTAVALASGQITGQEGETFTAGTTTYTIGKDGVINLGKPTVFDAKNIDSFDF from the coding sequence ATGCGCAAGAGAAGCCTCCGCCGTTCCTGCGCGGCGCTCGCCGCCGTCACCTCGCTCGCCCTCGCCGTCACCGCCTGCGGCGGCACCTCGAAGGAGGACGTGCAGAAGGAGGGCGGCGCGGCCGCCGCGGCCGGCAAGGCCGACCCGAACGCCGAGACCAAGAAGGGCCTCACCGTCGGCTTCCTGCCCAAGCAGGTCAACAACCCCTACTTCACCACCGCGGACAAGGGCGGCGAGAAGGCGCTCAAGGAGCTCGGCTCGTCCTTCAAGGAGGTCGGCCCGTCCAGCGGCACCGACACCTCCGGCCAGGTCTCCTACGTCAACACCCTGACCCAGCAGCAGGTCGACGCGATGGCGGTGTCGGCGCAGGACCCGGGCGCGCTGTGCACGGCGCTGAAGCAGGCCATGGGCAACGGCATCAAGGTCGTCACCTACGACTCCGACACCCGGGCCGACTGCCGGCACGCCTTCGTCTCGCAGGCGTCCGCGGAGGACCTGGGCCGCACCGAGGTGCAGCTCCTGGCGGAGCAGATCGGCTTCAAGGGCGAGATCGCGATCCTGTCGGCCGCGCAGACCGCGACGAACCAGAACACCTGGATCGAGTTCATGAAGAAGGAACTCGAGGACCCGAAGTACAAGGACATCGAGCTGGTCAAGGTCGCGTACGGCAACGACGACGCCCAGCAGTCCTTCCAGCAGACCCAGGGCCTGCTCCAGGAGTACCCGAACCTGAAGGGGATCATCTCCCCGACCACCGTCGGCATCAAGGCCGCCGCGCAGTACCTGTCGGGCTCCAAGTACAAGGGCAAGGTCAAGCTCACCGGCCTGGGCACGCCCAACGACATGCGCACCTACGTGAAGAACGGCACCGTCGAGGCGTTCGAGCTGTGGGACCCGGCCGCGCTGGGCGACCTGGCCGCGCGGACCGCGGTCGCGCTGGCGTCGGGCCAGATCACCGGCCAGGAGGGCGAGACGTTCACCGCCGGCACGACGACGTACACCATCGGCAAGGACGGCGTGATCAACCTGGGCAAGCCGACCGTGTTCGACGCGAAGAACATCGACTCGTTCGACTTCTGA
- a CDS encoding LacI family DNA-binding transcriptional regulator encodes MSQSVSMKDVARAAGVSVGTVSNVVNRPDTVTAETRTRVQGVIRRLGYVRSESARQLRAGRSRIMGMLVLDMGNPFFVDVARGAERAARRAGLGVMVCNSAQDPSEEAEYLSLFAEQRVRGVLITPADATGRTLQAFRRHGIPFVLVDRVAEDAAESSVSVDDVAGGAMAVRHLIRTGHRSIAYVSGPAGLRQVQDRRTGARQAFAEAGLGTDRLHELPAERLDVVAGRDAGARLLGLADRPTAVFCANDLLALGVLQTMVGVGVRVPEDIAIVGYDDIEFAAAAAVPLTSVRQPAVSMGAMAAELLLEETERPGAAPRTAGARRVVLQPELVVRRSTLVP; translated from the coding sequence ATGTCCCAGTCGGTCAGCATGAAGGACGTCGCCCGCGCCGCCGGGGTCTCGGTGGGCACGGTCTCGAACGTCGTCAACCGCCCGGACACGGTCACCGCCGAGACCCGGACGCGGGTGCAGGGGGTGATCCGGCGGCTCGGCTACGTCCGCAGCGAGTCCGCCCGGCAACTGCGCGCCGGCCGCAGCCGGATCATGGGCATGCTCGTCCTCGACATGGGCAACCCCTTCTTCGTGGACGTGGCCCGCGGCGCCGAGCGCGCCGCACGCCGGGCCGGGCTCGGCGTGATGGTGTGCAACAGCGCCCAGGACCCGTCGGAGGAGGCCGAGTACCTCTCCCTCTTCGCCGAACAGCGGGTGCGGGGCGTGCTGATCACCCCGGCGGACGCCACCGGCCGCACCCTCCAGGCGTTCCGCCGCCACGGCATCCCCTTCGTGCTGGTCGACCGGGTCGCCGAGGACGCCGCCGAGTCGTCGGTGTCCGTGGACGACGTGGCGGGCGGGGCGATGGCGGTGCGCCATCTGATCCGGACGGGACACCGGTCCATCGCCTACGTCAGCGGCCCGGCCGGGCTCCGGCAGGTCCAGGACCGCCGCACCGGCGCCCGCCAGGCCTTCGCCGAGGCGGGCCTGGGCACCGACCGGCTGCACGAACTGCCCGCCGAACGCCTCGACGTGGTGGCCGGCCGCGACGCGGGCGCCCGTCTGCTCGGCCTCGCCGACCGTCCGACCGCCGTGTTCTGCGCCAACGACCTGCTCGCCCTCGGGGTGCTCCAGACCATGGTCGGGGTCGGCGTCCGCGTCCCCGAGGACATCGCCATCGTCGGCTACGACGACATCGAGTTCGCGGCGGCCGCCGCCGTCCCGCTCACCTCCGTCCGCCAGCCCGCCGTCTCCATGGGGGCGATGGCCGCCGAGCTGCTCCTGGAGGAGACCGAGCGCCCGGGCGCGGCACCGCGGACGGCCGGCGCCCGCCGGGTCGTGCTCCAGCCCGAACTGGTCGTCCGCCGCTCGACGCTGGTGCCCTGA